The Macadamia integrifolia cultivar HAES 741 chromosome 4, SCU_Mint_v3, whole genome shotgun sequence genome contains the following window.
TAGGGAGGAGATATATAAGTAGAGAGGGGGATCGCATCAGAACTCTCTCTTCTTTCACCGAGccgaaggaaaactttgtctaaCCTTTTTTATGCCAAAATACTTCTGTGATCGATTAATCATTTTATATGCTCATGCATATTAGTAATCCCAAATTATCATCATCTAAAACATGAGGTATGAACCCTTTGGTCAAcattctcccttttcttttcttagtgaTGACAATACCATGATAATAGTGGAAGCTTTATTTGAAGCTCCCCCTCAAATAGTATATAAAAGAGACTATGTTTAACTGCAAAATGATTACAAACGTTAAATTTGATCAAAATACATGAGGAAGTCATCCATTTAAGCCATAAAACCATCATCATACTTAatactttcccctttttttatcGAGAAAAAAGGATAGAGGGGATCATAAACACAAGCTGATACCAATTTTTAAACTTCCCTTTTTAACATTCAAGGGTACCACGTgatagatgaagatgaagaaaaccCATCTAGAACTTGGCTTGttgattctcttttttcttttcttccaatttttatttcacattGATTTCAATGATCTGTTTGTATACTCCGTCGGAATGAAATCGCATAGTGCTTGCCTTTGTTTTTGcaaggaaagagagggagatTTCCTCTCATTTGATTAAAAAAGAATAGGGGAAAATAATGTTAACTTGTTGCATGACCCCTGCTGCTAGAAATTCGGGGCAAAATGACAGCCCGACCCTTGTGAAATACAAAATACTCACCCCATGTTGATGCCCCTGCATGCACCCTCATTAGCCCCATGCTCGTGCTGGTGTTGGTGCTGATACAGGGGCCACATGACCAGGTAGCGTTATTCTtcccaaaaatataaaaccaaaaTGAGTTGAGATAATTTGGTAAACATTGGGgagtgtaaaattgaagaatgGAACACATTGTATCGAATGCTGATTCTGATCTTATTCTGTTCCTGAATCGATTCGAGAATAGTGTTACCAAATGCCAATCTTAGGCTCAAAAatctttgggaaaaaaaaaaacaatcccACCTAGAATCAAGGAATTGAGAGCAGGATGGTTATCAAACGGGACCTTAAAAGTTCAAAGTCTGTTCCTGGCATTTTCTTCAATATGTCAACTTCTGGTTGACGTTTCTTCAGTTGATCTTGGGGATGGATGGCCAAGATACACAACATTTTAGGAAGGACTGTCCAAAAAAGACACTGGTTAAAGCAATGACATAACTGGATCAACCTtaaagtgaataaaattttcGCTCATTCTGGAACCAGTCAATGGTGGCACCATCAATTGGTCAGATATTTGATGAAGAATGTAAATGGTGGACACTTTGATACTCATTTGTGACAAAACCAAAACTGTAACAATCGAAACTGATCAGACTGTTGGGACTCAGAATATTGAAGGTAGTCATCAGAGAGAGACTTCACCAACAAGATAGTGAACAAGCAATTCAATGATTTATGTTAGCAACAAATTTTGCAGAAACGAGGATTCTACAGTGATTGAAACTATGAGAAGCATCTAGGATAAAGGCATAAATAGGGCCTCTGCACCACATCTGTGGCAACTCAGAATATTGTACTTTAGAACTAATAACAGGAAGTAGATCAAAAACTGACAACGAAAGTAATAAGCAAAATAATTTCTAGTTGTGTGCAGACTTGCCAACCAGCAAACCTTTAAAGTTATGCTACTAGAGAAATGAAGTATAACAATATGAGTGAACTGGATTTATTTCAAACAGTCAATGCTGGTGTCTCATAACTGAAGATGAAATATCCTTTTCCTACAGTATCCATAAGGTGAAAATGAACAATCACCAAACAATCAAGTCTTATCCAAATAAACTGCTCGTTTCCCTGTTGATCCTGCAAAACATAATGAAAACAGATTGCATAAGATTCAACAAACAAGATTAAACTCAGGGAGGGGGGACAAAACAAGGGTGAATTCTAATAAGTCAATAGCAATACTAATGTACCAAACTAAGCAGCAAGTAAAATAATGGGTTGCAACACCTaattcaaataagaaaattgTTACATAGACTGCCCCAACGATGGCACTGGTACTGAAGGGAGCAGCATATAATCATGACTCAGAACACAAGAAAGAAGCGTAAATACATGAATGGGACAAAAGCAAGAGGTCACATGAGTAATAGAGGCTATAAGGGTGACATTGCATTAGTTTTTCAAGGTCCAACTGGTATGTGGTATGATGGATTCAGTATTCAGTCATGGTGGAGCTGAGTACTGTCACATGTGAGGCAGGTCAGAGTTTTTACTCACTCTAGGAAACACCCACATCATTGTGgaagatgagatgagatgagatgagatgttAAGTCATAAGGCCACTGATCTCTTATGATGGTGGCCCATCGTGATATATAATAAATCTGGTAAGGCATGCAAGATCCTAATGGATTTCTGAGAATATCTAATTCCATTGGAGCCAATGACTGGCTGAACCATCAGCACATGGACAAGCTAAAATGACAGGTTATTGAATCTCTCATGTTTTCAGTGTCCACCCTTTGATGTGGCTTCTCTTTCGCTCATGTTCTATACTGCTTTCTTGTTGCACAGCAAGTTTCCATATTTCCTCCATTTACATAATAATTACTGTAGCAATATCAGATCAGAAAACAACCaattggagaagaacaagacacATGGTAGGTTGGAATGACTTCCAAACCATGAGCAGCATGCATCATAATAAGAGGAAACAAGTACAACGACaaagcccccccccccaattaaTATAAACATGACCACAATATACTTATTTAAAACATAGAaacaaaaagccccaaattaccCCTATCGATAGGATAGGAGAAACCATACCAATCTCGACACTCTCCTCAAGCTGGAGCACTctcctcaagctggagcatatacatTACCCATGCACATCTTGAAACCATCATGAAAGGCTGAGCGAAACATGACTTCAGTGAACATATCACCAAACTGATTTCCAGTAAGTAACAGATGGAATTGAGATCAGTCTCCTCATTACAACATCTCTTATAAAATGACAGTCaatctcaatgtgttttgtCCACTCACCAGCAAATGTAGATGGCAGGCCAATGTCAAAAAACATATTTATAAGTTTAGTAATAGAGAAACCAAGCTCCTGAAGAAGTGATTtcagccacatcaactcagttGTAGTATGAACTATAGCCCTATATTCAGCCTCAGAAATAGACCTAGCCACAAAAGTCTATTTTTGCTCCTCCATGTGACAAGATTATCACCAACAAACATGCAATACCTACTAGTTGACCTCCTATCAACTTCAACACCAGCCCAATATGCATCTGAATGACCAAACCAACTCAATTTGCTTATTAGGTCTATAAACGAGACCATTTCCGGGAGCACCCTTAAGATATCTTAGAATCCGATAAGCAAACTCTTAGTGAGTATACTtaggagcatagttgtcaagtcgtcgcctaggcgacgatcgccttattgcactgcatgccgccttccaaatatcatttaagtacacttatttatgccaaatatcatttaagtaaatgctttttatattcatttacttaagatattattcataaataagcaaataccccctatttgaatccaataaaaatagtttaaaaatcaaattctaaaaggataaaaagtcaacccccccagtccaagaagaaaaattggattttggttataggggcgattttcaacttttaaatgctggagtttttctcaattatgaaaattttataaattccatcatgttaaaacattgctaaaaaccaaaagtccagtaaaataattttttattttgatatccataaaattattttcattcaggcgattttaacagcatttacgcacttaaaaataagtttgaccggagcataactttgtcattacaactcggatttaagtaatcttagacttattgaaaagttggttttatattataactgatacaaaaagtctcatgtaaaaataatatcatttgaccagtgaaacttattatagaaccaaagcatttctctaaattttgattttttataacttaatatgacttaaatgttaattttttatgatttaatatggctaaatgttgatttttaatgacttgatgttgcttaatcttgattttttatgatacaaggtatatatagcttactaaataatattagaaaatagggaaaataaaatataacaattggttgccttgttcgcctcaaggcgcgcgccttctcgcctaagcgcttagacaaccctccaccgctttggttcgccttggcgccatgacaactGTGCTTAAGAGATTCCAAAATTGACTTATAACACCCACAACAAAAGATATGCATGGCTTGGTAACAATAAGATAAATGAGCTCACCAACTAATCCCATGTACTGATGGTTATTGGCAAGCTCTTCACGATCATTAGCCCCAAACTTCTAATGTGGATCCATAGGCGCATCAACAAGTTTGGATATCAATGTATTAGTCTCAATCAAAAGATCAAGCAGATATTTTCTTTGAGAGACACTAACCCCTTTCTTGCTAAGAACAATCTTAATACCAAGAAAATATCCGAGAAAACCCAAgtctttcatttgaaaatgttgcTATAAATAGGATTTCACTTTTGTAATACCAAGTGTATCAttacaaaatataataataatcattAACGTATAAAATTAACACAATCACTTTGGAGTCCTGTTAACGAACAAACATTGAGCGATCAAAATAACACTGTGTAAATCCACAATGAGTAAAATGGagctgaacttgtcaaaccatgctctAAGTGAAAAATTCAACCCATAAATTGTCGTCTCCTACTCCTCTGTCATTTTGATTCATTGCTCCATCAAAGTTTTATTTCCAggtttcttcttttgattctcgaTCAACGTCTTCTTTTGTAGCAAACAAGATCTCTTCATCCAGAAAGTCAGTCTAACATGGAAATATAGAAGGACAGGTTGTGCCACCAAATGTAAAGCAACACCCTCCTTTTTTATGGATTTCTGTGTGAAATATGTGATGTCAAATGATGAGAGCAAGAGCATAAGTCGCCACCTGACGATCTTGGAAAACTTTACTGGCATTCTACCTCAAGCAACATATTCAAGAGGTTGCTCTATAAAAAGTCATTTTTTATACCTAACAGATACAATGGATAGTCAAAACTAATTAAAAGTGATAAGCATAGGTACTAAATTGAGACGAGCAATAGgcaaaaaattctcaaaataaaaCACACCATAGGTCTGTGTGTATCTAGTGGTAACAAAATAGGCTTTGAGTCATTTAATCAAGCCATGGGGGTTATACTTAATAGTATACATCCAATGACACTTTACTAAGTCCTATCCTGAAGGTAAATCGATCAAGGTCGAAGTCTAGTGAGAAAACAAGTAATTCATTTCCACATCCATAGCAGACTTCCATCCGAGATGAGAGAAAGCCTCACGATAGGTATTAGAAATGGAATGAGAAGTTAAAGACAAAGCAAAATTATGTAAAGGAAACGGAAAATGATAAATGGAAACAAACTTGTCAATAGGATAACCAACCATGTACAGGATTGGGTAAATTCTAGCAAACCACTAGTAAGTCATCAGACAAAGGGGCAGGAACTGCGTGCAAGGAATCAGACTGCATGGAGATCACTAGAGAAGGAGCAAGGTCCATAGTCAGTGTCTTGGGACGATGCTGATACACTTGTAAGGGTCTTCTGAGGGTTAGACAGAGAATCGATAAGAGGAATCAATGAAGGAATAGGTGAAAATATGACcgaatcaatatcaaaatcacAACTCATAATAGAAAAGTGCAGAGTACTTTCAAAAAATGTATCATCAGCACTAACAAAATACTAGTGAGTATAGGGCCATAGCAACGGTACCTGTTCTGGGGACGAGAATAACTAAGAAAAACACATTTGACAGCCATGGGAGACAATTTATCAATAGCCGAGTGTAAATTGTGGGCAAAGCAAGTGCAACCAAATTTACAAGGtggcaaggaaaaaaaatgaagaattagGGAAAACAACAGATATAGGAGATTGATAATTAACAGCAACCGTAGGACTTGAACTAGGCAAATGAATAGGTTTGGGTACCATCTCAGTAAGGCCTCTTGTATAGACCAACAACAAGCGTCGGTAACACACCCAAACAGCAACATCAGTCAATCAACAGGTCAGGTATAGTTGCAGGAAATCAGaggaaatagaaagaagaaagaaaagagaagagggaaggTGTTGGGGATATGATCAAGGCCTCTCACATAACATAAATGCTTCTCACAGCAACAAAGGCACAAACCAAgcattcattcattcataaaATCGGGTGGCAGAGGTTCTATGTCTCTTACAATATAAGGAGGTGTCTAATACCTCCAAAAAGTAAAGTACTAAATAGCAACTACTTAAAATATGCCACACATATAGTAGTGATGCCTTGTACATTAAGGAAATATAATGAAAAACTAATGGTATTAATAAATAACAAATTAGAAACCAAAGCTAACAATGTAGTAGTACAACAGTAAGGACCCCAAGTTTCTGGTTTTTAGTGAACCAATAACACCCAGATCATGGGCTTGGTCTAGACTGAACCAAAAGGGCCCAGTTGAAGAACCATAATCCTAAGCATAGGCCTGGTTCTTCTTAAGCCTAGACTGCACTGTTTGTAGTGCTTGTCTACATCACTTTCCCAACCTATTATTCCTTACTCCAATTAATTATTGTTGTCTATTATGCTCAATATATTCAAAGGAAATCATTACATTTCAAAAGTGGGAAAAAGTTGAATGTAATGAAGAGGGTTTTTATTTCTCTTAATTTGTGTAGATGTAGCATCTGTTCTTCTACGTTATGCTCAAATCAGAACTTGTTCtgtccatccaaaatttaaataaacaaatgaacaaaATTACAATATCAGATTAGCTGCTCCACCAATCAATTTCGGATACCAATATCACGCAACATACGCTGAATAAAATGCAGCATTTCAAAAAAGTCAAAGGCCCTTTGCTGGGGAACCAAAAGCCTGGCTGCACGACCGAAAGAGTGATCCATAGAAAATGACTTCATCCTCTCCAATCCACTAACTAGATCAGTGAAGTTGTATCTCTCAACGTTTCACaagtccaaaaagaaaaatcctactTCCTCGACCTACAATATTCCTTATCTGAATCAACCGCCGTCGTTCACTCATGCTCATCGTATGCAATGTAAAAAAACAAATGTCGAAGGAAATCatagaatcaaaagaaaataacaatacCAGATTGGTTTCTGGTGAATTTCTGATGCCAAAATCATACAAAATGCAGGAAGATCTTAGCGAATCAAATCTTTTCCTGCacaatttttttcattgattGCCATCTTTCGGCAGGGAACGATTCAAGATTAGAAATGTAAACAATACAAGGCTGCAAAGGAATTTCTTTGTATTCTTTTATCCATAAATTAAATCATCGTTCAATTCCTGATAAACATCaaataagaaatagaaataacaATTGAAAACAATCGCATACCTCGATCAATCGATTGACCGATTAAAGAGGGATTAATGGCCGCCATGTTCTTTCGCATGCTCCTGGTGCTCAAGATGACGACGCTCTTCAGGGAGAGCGACAAGGTAAGAGAAGATCATGCCACCGAAACAAACATGGAAGAGAGGATCAATCGAGTCAGTCATGATGTACTTGCGATGATAGTTATCCAAACCTCTAGTGACCACTTGCTTTGCGTGATTGGTAGAGAGCATTGGCTTCAGATATGCAGGTAGATCCTTCACTTTCAGTCCTCTGATCTCGTTGTAGAAGTTCCTCAACGCCATTGGAGCTACGCAGGAAGATGATTGACAGTGCTCAACAATAGGCTTTCTTTCtagctcttcttctttctgtcGCACGGAGGAAAATCTATATCCTTTACCTCTACATCCAATgtagagaatttatttttgccctcgattcgattcgattcgTTCCGTCCTTTTCAAAACCTGATGAGTCGGGCAAGTCAAAACATGGCGAGTCACGCCTCTTTCTGTTTTTAATGTATatattttagggtaatttacaatgtcaTCTCCAgaagaatgccactattataagaacatcccCTCTCTTTCATCAAATTAAACTCAGATCCCTATCGTCAATAACTATTATGGAATATACCTTATCTTTTGCTGTCAaccgttatttttttttttttaataccaaaaaatcttattaaatagggttgaaatcgtctacaattccgatctcgtataattccgtgcaataccaccttcaggcggtgacacgtgtattgataccaatataatggtccagatctggtacaactaataaaacattaaatcagtgaaaagacatttaaatcagatatagaccattgtattggtatcaatacacgtgtcaccccctgaatgtGGCATTTCAtgaaattgtacaagatcggaattgcagacgatttttttcctaaatatgatgtacctaaaatacccatctaatatctccccatccccaaattgagacctAATATTCCTTTCTCCCAATTCGATTCTTTCACTCTCGGAGTACCGACGATCACGACGACGGACGGCGATTGAAGTGAACGAGTTCCAGCTCCCACCGCTCGATCCAGCCTCGACAAACCTGCTTCTATGGTTGGGGATATTCTTGGGAGGAGTTGGACCTCCGCCGCCCCTTCTGGCCCCGCCATCGGTCTTGGAATTAcggaaaaaaatcccaatttgtTCGGTGATCTCGTCGGTTCGGTTCTCGATAAGACTAGCAGCAGTACTGAAAATACAAAGATATTTGAATTGAAGCACTGTTTGTGCTTGGTATATTGATATGCTATTTTAGCTTGATTTTCAGTGTTCTAAAACAATTagcttgtttatttttcttgttgttttttctagggtttaaaTGGTTATGTATGTGACCAAAAACTGCAGAttctcttgttttttgtttgttatttcTAGGGTTTAATCAATTGGTTATTTGTAGGGTATGAAAGGATCGCCTCCTTCTATTGCAGGCAAACCCCAATTTTTTGGCACTAATATGAATGTGTCATCCAGTAATTAAGcttcaaaacagaaaataaaaaataaaaatcttgatTGATGGTACAATTACAAAGCAGTATTCTCAGACGATCAAACATTTGATCATCACACCGTTAGAACTACATAGCCTgagtgattttatttttctttcttattttatttttttagggatAGGGGAAGGTGTCTCCGTACATCAATGCAAATGCATTTAGAAGTTTTAAGGGTTTGAGTATGttttaacataatttttttacttcttctgTTTCCAAGTAGATGGTCctcttctcccttcctcttcttctcttcttccttcttctttgttcctCTTCCTCTCCGTCGCTTGTTCTTCAGATTTCTTCAGAGAAGCAGCTCAGATCTGAAAACAACGTTTTGGCGAAGAgttgtttgaaaaaaatatatatatatatttgaaaaaggGATTAGTCAAAGAGTACGGCAATTATTTCAACAACTCACTTAAAACAAAGCAATGACAAGGGGTCttagtctaatttgatgaaacagaaAGGATGTTTTTATAATTGTGATATTCTTTAGGGGGTGACATTGTAAAttactttttaatttaaatGGTTTGGCTTTAATACAACATCTTAACTTATAAAATCTTGCTTCCCTAGGCCTAGGGATTAAAATATTGTTATCGATTGTCAAATTGattggttaaatttaagatacatattggagagtatcatatcatatcgaAGATATGTCATATACAAAAGATAAATGATTATAGTATTGGTATTGATCATCATTTGAtctcttaaatttaaaatacgtATTGAAGGGTATCATATTAGTATCGGAGATATTTTAAACCATATCATAGTTAAGTCATTTGTGGTTGCTATTGTATTCATATGACTAATCAATTAAAGACCGAGGGGAGGATGGACTGTTTTCCCAGTTCGAAATCCATAAAAAGGTGCGAAAGCCGCTTCCCTATGTTTAGATTAAGAGAGTGTAATGAAACAATCTTTCAAAAAACAAGCTCCTTGCCCAATTAGGGTGGTGGGTGTTGAGGCCTACCTTGGAATATCACCCTATGGTATCAATTTATGGGGTGTCAAATCTCAGTCGAATTAATGATCTGACGCGACCTGAGTTGGGAACCAGTTAGATCTAAATTTTAAATGACTTGGGGCCAAAGAAGATGTAAGGATGAACTCATGACTTCTTAATTTTTAGGTGTTGATCTTTGTCAAATGACCAACTCCCTTGGGGTTAAAAATGAAACATAATTTAATACAAGGCCACAGGAAGAACCCTAGATTTTTCATGAGCAAAAACAACATTAAAATCCCAAGTAGAGAATCCCAAGTAGAGACCAACTGTCACTACCAAGATTTGAAATGCCAACAAGACCAAAGGTTAACTCTTTCAGATAGAGAATTGGAAGTTTGAATGGCTGTGCAATAAAAATCTTGATTACTCTGCAATATGTAAATCTTGAAGTGCAAGAGGAGTTGTAAATGgctgtgaaataaaaaatcttgaGTACTCTCTCTGCAATATGGTAAGCTTGAAGtgtaagagttttttttttttttttattcgatataaaatagaaaagagtTACGGAAAATTTacaaaacaacatttatgttCCATAGCCATTTGTGCTTTAAATTTAACGGTCCCTAAAGTCATAGTCCTACTTTgtacacaaaaaaatatttgtcaATAACTGTTCAAGTTCCAATCGATACGCAAAGGTAGCCCAAGGCCACCTAAAAAAATTAGCACTATCCCATAAAACGTCCAAACCATCCATATTAGTTATAACCCTATCCATGTTCCATCCTTGGTTGAAGAGAGCCTTTAATCTGGTCAGCAATCCCATTGCATCAAAAGCCTCTCTTATTATAGCAAAGTCAGCAAGAACTTCTGGGATTTAGCCAACCATTTATTCACCTGTGAGATAACAAAGAAAGGATTGGGGGATTGGGAACGCATAACAATCAAATTTCTATGACACCATAAAAAATAGCAGGTCATAATAATAGTAGAAAAACGTAAGATAATTCATTACGGCCAAGGTTACAAGAGTTGAAAAGATACATTATTAAGCTAGTAACCGAAGTAAATGGGGGTATTACTCAAACGCAACCCCACCGGACTGGCTGCCCAAATCCTTTGTGAGAACtcgcaggaaaaaaaaacatgaaaagaaTTTTCCTGCTCAATTTGACATAGACAACATGTAGTGCAAGAGTTGGTTAGTAGCATTTAACATTTAAATTCTAATTAATTTCTTCCATAATTTTATTGAATGACTCATGAGTTTAATTCTTTAATTGTTACAACTTTGAAtatt
Protein-coding sequences here:
- the LOC122075534 gene encoding uncharacterized protein LOC122075534 translates to MALRNFYNEIRGLKVKDLPAYLKPMLSTNHAKQVVTRGLDNYHRKYIMTDSIDPLFHVCFGGMIFSYLVALPEERRHLEHQEHAKEHGGH